The following DNA comes from Streptomyces sp. Ag109_O5-10.
ACCTGGCGCAGGCCGAGCGGGCCCGGGGTCTGCACGCCTCCCTCCGGTAGGGAGCCGCGCGACGGGGGTCGTCAGCCGACCGGGAGCACCGGGGCGAGCGGGGGGCGGTCCGGGACGAAGCCGTGGGCCCGGCGGGCGAGGTGGTCCGCCTGGTAGCGGTCGACGTGCTGGTGCCAGTTGAGGATGCCGGCCATCCAGTTCTGCAGGTCGCGGACGTAGGCGTCCATGGCCTCGCGCGCCTCGGCGGACAGCTCGAAGTCGTCGCACACGAGCGGCAGTTGGCTTGCGACGACGTGTTCGAACTGCTGCATCCGCTGGGTCATCAGGTCGTGGACGACGTGGAGCGCGGTCGGGTAGTCGACGCCGAAGAAGTTCTGCACGACGAGGACGGCGTTGTGCAGCTCGCCCTCGTACTGGATCTCCTTCTGGTAGGAGAAGACGTCGTTGACGAGCATGCCGTAGTCGATGGCGGCGTTCTCCAGGGAGCGCACCGGGCCGCTGCGGTACACCTCCGGGGGAATCGCGGGGCCGTGGCCGCGGCGGGCCAGGCTCAGGGTCAGGTCCGAACCGAAGGTGGACCGGCGCATCTCCAGGTAGTCGACCGGGTCGGGGATCCGGTGCTGGAGCTGGTTGGACATCTCCCACAGCCAGCTCTCGGTCATCCGGTCGACGGACTCCCTGAGGGCGAGCCGGTCCTCGGGGCCCATCCCGGCGGTGGTGCGGGCCCACAGGTCGACGAGGCCGCGTTCCATGCCGGTGGCCGGCACCGGTACGGGTTCGTCGGCGAGGGGCATGCAGGCCGAGAGGCGGGCCGTGGCGAGCCGGGCACCGGCCAGGTCGCGCCGGACGCCGAAGCAGAGGGGGTAGTAGTCGTCGGCATAGGTGCCCCAGGCCAGCCACTGGGCGCTGAGGTCGAGTTCTTCGGGTCCGGCGTCGGGGTCGAGGCCGGCGGCGCACAGCACGAGGTCGGCGGCGGCGAGCCGGTCCTCGTCCCAGACGCCCTCGGACAGCATGCCGGTGCCGTGCATCCAGGCGGCCAGCCGGGGCCGGGCGGCGTCGAGGTGCGGGTTGAGCTCGACCTCGTACGGCATGTGGAAGTCGGGCAGGAGGGAGGGGCCGACCTGCTGGAAGGGCACATGAGTGTAGGCGCGCAGGCGCTCCGCGGCTGCCGCGGCCAGTAAGGCGCCGACGTCCGCGGCGGCGGTCCCGGGGCCGGAGAGCTGCTGCCAGGGCGAGGAGGGGACGGCACCCTGGTTCATGTAGCGGCTGGAGCGCAGGTGCCATTCGTGGCCGCCGGACTGCCAGTCCTGGAGACCCTTGGTGTAGGCGGCGATCGCGGCGGCCTGGTCGGGCGTGAGGCCCTTCTCGGCGGCGAGAGCCGGGACTTCGGTGAGCGCGGTGTGCTCGAACTGGTGGAGGCGGGAGGTGAGGATGTCGTTGACCGCGTCGGCGGCCTCCTGCGTCGTGCAGTCGAAGAAGGTCTCCAGGACCAGGACACCGTTGCTGTTCTCGCCCTCGTCCTCCACCTCGCGCTGGTAGGAGAACAGGTCGTTGCGCAGGTGCACGGCGTCGGCGAAGGTCTCCATGAGCACCCTGAGCGGCCGTGCGCCGGAGACGACGGCGGGCACCTCGGCCGTCGCGTACTCCACCAGCCCGGCCGACCAGGGGGCGCCGCCGACCTTGCGGCGCATCTCGATGTACTCGACGGGGTTGGCGATCCGCCCCTCGTTGATGTTGGACAGCTCCCACATCGACTCGTTCAGCAGGTGCTCGGTGGCGACCGAGAAGCGCCGCCGCCAGTCGACCGACATCGACGGCACCGTGCGCGCCCACAGGTCGGCGAGGCCCGCCTCGACGGGGTTCTGCGGCTCCGGCACCGGCTGCGCCGGGTCCAGCGGCATGAACAGCGGAAGCCGGTCGAGGTGGGCCTTGCCGGCGGCGCGGTCCTGGGTGCGCTTGTACATGTCGAGGAAGTGGTCGTCGAAGAAGAACACCCACACGTACCAGTCGGTGATCAGCGACAGGGCGGGGCCGTCGCAGTCGGGGTGGGTGTAGCCGCACAGCAGGCCGTAGTCGTGTGCCTCCAGGTCGGCCTGGGTCCAGATCCCGGACCCCTCCAGCATGCCCATCTCGCGGGCCCACTCGGTGGAATGGGCCCGGGCCTCCTCCAGGTGCGGGTTGAGCCGCGCGGGATACGGCATGTAGAAGTGCGGGAGTTCGAACGGCTGCGTCATGGCCGGGGCCCTACCCGAGCGTCACAAGGGCCATCCACCGCGCGCCACATGATCACACCATCGCGTGAACCGGGACGGAAATCCGGGAATTCCGGGCGGACAGGGCCCCCGCGAGGCGTGCGCGGAGCGCACCTTCGGGCTGCCGCCCTGCTGCGGCCCGTCTTGCCCGGCCCCGCCGCACGGGCCACCGTGGTCGCATGACCCTCTCCGTCGGCGGCGGTGAAGCCCCGCCCGTACCCGATGTGTTCGATCCGCGCCGGTACGCGGTCACCGTGCCGTACGCCGACTACCGCGTCCTGCGCGACCATCACCCGGTGTCCTGGCAACGGGAGCCGGAGGTGCTGGGCTGGCCGGCCGGCCCGGGGTTCTGGGCGGTGGCACGGCATGCGGACGTGGTGCGGGTGCTCAAGGACCCGGGGACGTACTCGTCACGGCTCGGCGCGACCCAGATCCGGGATCCTGACCCGGAGGACCTGCCGTTCATCCGGCGCATGATGCTCAACCAGGATCCGCCGCACCACGGGCGGCTGCGGCGCTCGGTGAGCCGCGCCTTCACGCCGGGGCGGATCGAGCGCTTCGCGGCCGCGGTGCGGGAGCGGGCGCGGACCCTGTTCGCCGGGGCGCTGGCGACGGCGCGGGCGGGGGACGGCACCGTGGACCTGGTCGCCGCCGTCACCGACGAGTACGCGCTGCTCAACCTCGCCGATCTGCTGGGTGTCCCGGAGAGCGACCGGGGGCTGCTGCTGCACTGGACGCAGCGGGTGATCGGCTACCAGGACCCGGACGAGGGCGGTCCCGGGACGCTCGACGGAGAAGGCAGGCCGGTGAATCCGCGGTCGCCCGCGATGCTCCGGGACATGTTCGGGTACGCCCGGCAACTTGCTGCGCACAAGCGCCGGCACCCGGCCGACGACGTCATGACGGCCCTCGCCCACGACGCCGGACTCGCGGACGGCGAACTGGAGATGTTCTTCTTCCTGCTGACCGTCGCGGGCAACGACACGGTGCGCTCGGCCGCCCCCGGCGGACTGCTGGCGCTGGCCCAACACCCGGATTCCTACCACCTGTTGCGTGCGGGAAAGGCGGCCCCGGACAGCGCGGTGGACGAGCTGCTGCGCTGGCATCCCCCGGTGCTGACCTTCCGCCGTACCGCCGCGCGGGACACCGAGCTGGGCGGCCGGCGCATCGGAGAGGGCGACAAGGTGGTCGTGCTGCACGCCTCGGCCAACCGTGACGAGCGGGCCTTCACCCGGCCCGACCGCCTCGACCTCACCCGGGCGCCGAACCCGCACGTGTCCTTCGGGGACGGGCCGCACGTCTGCCTGGGCGCCCACTTCGCCCGGCTCCAACTGCGCACGCTCTACGCGCAGGCCCCGGCCGTCCTGGAGCCGGCCGGCCCCGCCGGGCGGCTCGTGTCCAACTTCATCAACGGACTCAAGTCGCTGCCGATGCACCTGGGTTGACCTGGATCAAAGCATGGGTGCCGGCCGTGCGCCAGTGCTCCCCCTCGGCCGCGTCCAGGGCCGCTTCGGTGTCCGCGGAGAGGCCGGTGACCACGTCGGACTTGAGGGTGCGCAGCGCGGCCACCGGGCCCGGGAACCAGGCGGTGACGTCGGCGAAGGGGGTGGTCGGCGGCCAGAGCCGGTCGCCCACCAGACGGCGGTAGTTGAGGTCGCCCTTGAAGATCGTCAGCGCGGCGGAGGCGAACTCGGCGCGCAGGTCGCCCGGCATCTCGGCGTACGGCAGCGGGGCGCAGGAGAAGGGGTGGGCGCGCACGGTGAGGCGGCCGTCGGCCATCGCCGACCAGAGGGTACGGCCGTAACCGGCGGCGGCGCCCGGGGCCGCGATGAGCCTGCGCAGGGCGTCGAGCACGTCGGTGGTAGTGGCGTCGGAGACGTAGTACGGGCAGGGCTTGATGTGCAGGACCGCGCGGGCGATGCGGTGCGTGTCCAGGAGGTGGGCGATGAGCAGCAGGTCGGGGACGAGTTCGCGGCCCGCGTTGTCGGCGACCAGGCACAGGGTGCCGCCGCCGTGGAGCAGCGGCCACAGGGCGGCGCTGTCGTCGGCGACCAGGGCGGCGACGGCCTCACCCGACTCGGCGGCGGAGAGCCGGAAGCCGAGGTCGGCGCGGTTGCCCCACAGGGAGCCGTGCAGCAGGGCGCGGTCCGGGTCGTCGCCGAGGTCGTCGAGCGCG
Coding sequences within:
- a CDS encoding damage-control phosphatase ARMT1 family protein codes for the protein MPDSAQPPVILGTTGPFPHSVLAERHPAIIRQVRDAFPYGPEQHRALDALLHNCTEGVIEPLPADAGDWRDWGLDAHIGRSWFDVPWLWSESYFYRRLLDAVGYFGPGPWQGIDPFRPFKLAELDAKETDEELAALDDLGDDPDRALLHGSLWGNRADLGFRLSAAESGEAVAALVADDSAALWPLLHGGGTLCLVADNAGRELVPDLLLIAHLLDTHRIARAVLHIKPCPYYVSDATTTDVLDALRRLIAAPGAAAGYGRTLWSAMADGRLTVRAHPFSCAPLPYAEMPGDLRAEFASAALTIFKGDLNYRRLVGDRLWPPTTPFADVTAWFPGPVAALRTLKSDVVTGLSADTEAALDAAEGEHWRTAGTHALIQVNPGASAAT
- a CDS encoding cytochrome P450, whose product is MTLSVGGGEAPPVPDVFDPRRYAVTVPYADYRVLRDHHPVSWQREPEVLGWPAGPGFWAVARHADVVRVLKDPGTYSSRLGATQIRDPDPEDLPFIRRMMLNQDPPHHGRLRRSVSRAFTPGRIERFAAAVRERARTLFAGALATARAGDGTVDLVAAVTDEYALLNLADLLGVPESDRGLLLHWTQRVIGYQDPDEGGPGTLDGEGRPVNPRSPAMLRDMFGYARQLAAHKRRHPADDVMTALAHDAGLADGELEMFFFLLTVAGNDTVRSAAPGGLLALAQHPDSYHLLRAGKAAPDSAVDELLRWHPPVLTFRRTAARDTELGGRRIGEGDKVVVLHASANRDERAFTRPDRLDLTRAPNPHVSFGDGPHVCLGAHFARLQLRTLYAQAPAVLEPAGPAGRLVSNFINGLKSLPMHLG
- the cyc2 gene encoding germacradienol/geosmin synthase Cyc2, which encodes MTQPFELPHFYMPYPARLNPHLEEARAHSTEWAREMGMLEGSGIWTQADLEAHDYGLLCGYTHPDCDGPALSLITDWYVWVFFFDDHFLDMYKRTQDRAAGKAHLDRLPLFMPLDPAQPVPEPQNPVEAGLADLWARTVPSMSVDWRRRFSVATEHLLNESMWELSNINEGRIANPVEYIEMRRKVGGAPWSAGLVEYATAEVPAVVSGARPLRVLMETFADAVHLRNDLFSYQREVEDEGENSNGVLVLETFFDCTTQEAADAVNDILTSRLHQFEHTALTEVPALAAEKGLTPDQAAAIAAYTKGLQDWQSGGHEWHLRSSRYMNQGAVPSSPWQQLSGPGTAAADVGALLAAAAAERLRAYTHVPFQQVGPSLLPDFHMPYEVELNPHLDAARPRLAAWMHGTGMLSEGVWDEDRLAAADLVLCAAGLDPDAGPEELDLSAQWLAWGTYADDYYPLCFGVRRDLAGARLATARLSACMPLADEPVPVPATGMERGLVDLWARTTAGMGPEDRLALRESVDRMTESWLWEMSNQLQHRIPDPVDYLEMRRSTFGSDLTLSLARRGHGPAIPPEVYRSGPVRSLENAAIDYGMLVNDVFSYQKEIQYEGELHNAVLVVQNFFGVDYPTALHVVHDLMTQRMQQFEHVVASQLPLVCDDFELSAEAREAMDAYVRDLQNWMAGILNWHQHVDRYQADHLARRAHGFVPDRPPLAPVLPVG